The following coding sequences lie in one Pectobacterium sp. A5351 genomic window:
- a CDS encoding methyl-accepting chemotaxis protein: MRNNTPVTDRQLPLSEKTRLMSVTTPESHITYANKDFIDVSGYSTDELMGQPHNLIRHPDMPPAAFADMWKTLRAGNIWTGIVKNRCKNGDHYWVKSSTTPLRKGGEISGYMSVRTAASPEEIRQAEALYASANDGKLKHRTFHHGLLIYTGPLRILSLFKTMPLRWRIRSYFLLFSLIPLIAAYSLLAGTALASVLFPLLITCCFVSGELLVHHVARPIEQILSQAMRSAAGQADNLTQLNRVDEIGMLMRAVNQSGMNFRTFVDDVNTNLSELKNACNEIAQGNHTLTQCCEETEESLQQTAASVEQLTATIKSNAEASLQASIYTQDVNQAVNSGEQAVSQVSNTMETITRSSERITDIVSVMDNLAFQTNILAVNAAVEAAHAGEQGKSFAVVASEVRSLAQRSASSSSDISTIIDETLNSIRTGEQQVSHTHKSMSNILLQVQHVTNLMNEISLATQEQSLGLEQINEAVNRIDELTHQNTALASQSHSATDHLQQQISSMVQAASVFSLSR; the protein is encoded by the coding sequence ATGCGTAACAACACCCCTGTCACCGACCGCCAACTCCCTCTTTCTGAAAAAACCAGACTGATGTCGGTCACGACGCCAGAAAGCCATATTACCTACGCAAACAAAGATTTCATTGACGTCAGCGGCTACAGCACCGATGAGTTAATGGGGCAGCCCCATAATCTTATCCGACACCCAGATATGCCACCAGCCGCCTTCGCGGATATGTGGAAAACGCTGCGTGCGGGCAATATCTGGACGGGGATTGTGAAAAACCGGTGTAAAAATGGCGACCATTACTGGGTAAAATCCAGCACCACACCGTTGAGAAAAGGCGGTGAGATTAGCGGATATATGTCCGTGCGCACGGCGGCATCACCCGAAGAAATTCGTCAGGCCGAAGCGCTCTATGCCAGCGCAAATGACGGTAAACTGAAACACCGCACCTTCCATCACGGTCTGCTCATTTATACCGGGCCATTGCGCATTCTGAGTCTGTTTAAAACCATGCCGCTACGCTGGCGCATCCGCAGCTATTTTCTGCTCTTTAGCCTGATCCCACTGATCGCCGCCTATTCCCTGCTGGCGGGAACCGCATTGGCTTCCGTACTCTTTCCACTGCTCATCACCTGCTGTTTTGTCAGTGGCGAGCTTCTGGTGCACCATGTTGCCCGTCCCATCGAGCAAATTCTGTCTCAGGCCATGCGTTCCGCAGCCGGGCAGGCTGACAACCTGACACAGCTTAATCGCGTGGATGAAATTGGCATGCTGATGCGGGCAGTCAACCAGTCCGGTATGAATTTCCGCACTTTCGTGGACGATGTGAATACCAATCTGAGCGAGCTGAAAAACGCCTGTAATGAAATCGCACAGGGTAACCATACGCTGACGCAGTGCTGCGAGGAAACGGAAGAAAGCCTGCAACAAACCGCCGCTTCCGTAGAACAGCTTACCGCAACGATAAAAAGCAATGCGGAAGCTTCACTTCAGGCTTCGATATATACACAGGATGTGAATCAGGCGGTGAACTCTGGCGAGCAGGCCGTCAGCCAGGTCTCGAATACCATGGAGACGATCACACGTTCCAGCGAACGCATTACCGATATCGTCAGCGTAATGGATAATCTCGCGTTCCAGACCAATATTCTGGCCGTGAACGCCGCCGTCGAAGCCGCACATGCCGGGGAACAGGGTAAGAGCTTCGCGGTCGTCGCCAGTGAGGTTCGTTCATTGGCACAGCGTAGTGCTTCCTCTTCCAGCGATATTTCAACCATCATTGACGAAACGCTGAATAGTATCCGTACCGGTGAACAACAGGTTTCGCATACACATAAATCCATGAGCAATATTCTGCTTCAGGTTCAGCACGTCACCAACTTAATGAATGAGATCAGCCTCGCCACGCAGGAGCAATCTCTGGGGTTGGAACAAATCAATGAAGCGGTAAACCGCATTGATGAGCTCACGCACCAGAACACCGCGCTGGCCAGCCAGTCACATTCGGCCACCGATCATCTGCAACAGCAGATATCGAGCATGGTGCAGGCGGCCTCCGTCTTCAGTCTTTCCCGCTAA
- a CDS encoding YdbH family protein: MIKKQALPVVFLIAALLFLSWRTLPQWLPRIATIWLPAEISLSVNGTPGWQGDGLHSAGFRIMVGECTLVDVRNMTLRWHRWRWHVDIDAVTLNSDCLQHLTAGSGTEPPARLAQWQQRLSAADIQIKTFTLQPWQDYAGQVRLSSDGKRRQTLDYQGDQLVVRAELNEAQLTLHGGMFATPAGFVRLLVSGEMALADTLDAAPIQGRLTGKLDSGQTPDPLSLLLDWHNQQGELVLNAANDETPLILLPWKLTDEMIQVTNGIWRWPYAAQSLSGQIAMTLQHWRQGLDATTITARLNMLTQGHNGKANAVLVLGPGNIGLLNSELRFQLTGQANLPALSLTATLPGVLQGSILNPELALLPGALLRAWGTPAPQVYLEEARWPLAGVRVSATGVNGRLQAIVKAREEYWGRANLHLDGQAQDFWPDQGQWKWRYWGNGHLPPLKGQWDVTGRGQWQDTLIEISQLSSGLDQLGYGMVTVHQPRLMITEPIRWQRARSGEYFQGALQLASERTHFSNGGYLPPSLLTLAIQGRSPDDFQLQGQLQAEDIGPVRLRGRWDGERLRGGAWWPTQPLKVFQPLLSPRLKMNIRAGQFYAQAAFSAARKQGFSAGGHWVVKNGGLWLQDGEVSGVNFVLPYRLKDQRWQLGVKQPVTLRIDVLDNLFRMSHIRVDLQGFYPYSERRPLIMSQADMDVLDGHIGLSTLRWPQREPAVFTVKSVELSELLTALKQKQFALSGRVSGTLPLNFNHPTMLIEGGRITNDGFLTLRLDNQLADELASKNLAGGVAIGWLRYLEIGRSYATLDLSNQGELTLTSQVQGKNPQLSANRQVILNYRHQENIFQLWRSLRFGDNLRDTLEQQANE; the protein is encoded by the coding sequence ATGATTAAAAAACAGGCACTTCCAGTCGTTTTCCTCATTGCCGCTCTGCTGTTTCTTTCCTGGCGGACACTGCCGCAGTGGCTGCCGCGTATCGCCACAATCTGGCTACCGGCGGAGATATCGCTGTCCGTGAATGGGACGCCTGGCTGGCAGGGCGATGGGCTACATAGCGCAGGGTTCCGTATTATGGTCGGGGAGTGCACGTTAGTTGATGTACGGAATATGACGCTGCGCTGGCATCGCTGGCGCTGGCATGTCGATATTGATGCTGTGACGCTAAACAGTGACTGTCTGCAACATCTGACAGCAGGTAGCGGAACTGAGCCCCCAGCGCGGCTGGCGCAGTGGCAACAGCGATTGTCGGCTGCTGATATTCAGATAAAGACGTTTACGCTACAGCCCTGGCAGGATTATGCCGGGCAGGTGCGGCTCAGTAGTGACGGTAAACGGCGACAAACGCTCGATTATCAGGGCGATCAACTGGTGGTGAGGGCAGAGCTGAATGAGGCACAACTGACCCTGCATGGAGGCATGTTTGCAACGCCAGCGGGATTCGTACGCCTACTGGTCAGTGGTGAGATGGCACTTGCCGATACGCTGGATGCAGCTCCGATACAGGGGCGACTGACCGGAAAACTGGATTCAGGGCAGACGCCGGATCCGCTTTCGCTCCTGCTGGATTGGCATAACCAGCAAGGTGAACTGGTGCTGAATGCGGCGAATGATGAAACGCCGCTGATATTGCTGCCGTGGAAACTGACGGATGAGATGATCCAGGTGACTAACGGCATTTGGCGCTGGCCTTATGCCGCTCAGTCGCTCTCTGGGCAAATCGCCATGACGTTACAGCACTGGCGGCAAGGGCTGGATGCCACCACGATTACTGCGCGTTTGAACATGTTGACGCAAGGGCATAACGGTAAGGCGAACGCCGTGCTGGTGCTGGGACCGGGCAATATTGGTCTGCTCAACAGTGAATTGCGCTTTCAACTTACCGGGCAGGCTAACTTACCGGCACTTTCTCTGACGGCGACACTACCGGGGGTATTGCAGGGCTCGATTCTCAATCCTGAACTCGCTCTTTTACCCGGAGCGCTGCTGCGCGCTTGGGGAACGCCTGCGCCGCAGGTTTATCTGGAAGAGGCGCGCTGGCCGCTGGCGGGCGTTCGGGTCAGTGCGACTGGCGTGAATGGGCGACTACAGGCGATTGTGAAGGCGAGGGAGGAATATTGGGGGCGCGCCAACCTGCACCTTGACGGTCAGGCGCAGGATTTCTGGCCGGATCAAGGGCAGTGGAAATGGCGTTATTGGGGCAATGGCCATCTGCCACCGCTGAAAGGTCAGTGGGATGTCACCGGGCGAGGCCAATGGCAGGATACACTGATTGAAATCAGTCAACTGTCGAGCGGCTTGGATCAGTTGGGCTATGGCATGGTGACAGTACATCAGCCTCGGCTGATGATTACTGAGCCGATCCGTTGGCAGCGTGCCCGTTCAGGCGAATATTTTCAAGGGGCGTTGCAACTGGCCTCAGAGCGGACGCACTTCAGCAACGGCGGCTATCTGCCGCCTTCATTGTTAACGCTGGCAATACAGGGGCGCAGTCCGGATGATTTCCAGCTACAGGGGCAGCTACAGGCTGAGGATATTGGTCCGGTGAGGCTGCGCGGACGCTGGGATGGGGAGCGACTGCGCGGCGGCGCGTGGTGGCCGACGCAGCCGCTTAAGGTGTTTCAACCCCTGCTTTCCCCACGGCTGAAAATGAACATTCGTGCCGGACAGTTTTACGCACAGGCGGCCTTCTCCGCCGCACGGAAACAAGGGTTCAGCGCCGGTGGGCATTGGGTGGTGAAAAATGGCGGACTGTGGTTACAGGATGGTGAAGTCAGCGGCGTAAACTTTGTCCTGCCTTACCGTCTGAAAGATCAGCGCTGGCAACTGGGCGTCAAGCAGCCCGTTACGTTGCGCATTGATGTGCTGGATAACCTGTTTCGGATGAGCCATATCCGCGTCGATCTACAAGGGTTTTATCCGTACAGCGAGCGGCGACCGCTGATTATGTCGCAGGCGGATATGGACGTATTGGATGGGCATATTGGCCTGTCGACGCTGCGCTGGCCGCAGCGGGAACCAGCGGTGTTCACCGTTAAGAGCGTGGAACTCAGCGAGCTGCTGACGGCATTGAAGCAAAAACAGTTCGCCCTGTCTGGGCGCGTGAGCGGGACGCTGCCGTTGAATTTTAATCATCCGACCATGTTGATTGAAGGCGGGCGAATTACCAATGATGGCTTCCTGACGCTGCGGTTGGATAATCAACTGGCCGATGAATTAGCGAGTAAAAACCTGGCGGGTGGTGTGGCGATTGGCTGGCTGCGTTATCTGGAGATCGGACGTTCCTACGCCACGCTTGACCTTAGTAATCAGGGTGAACTGACATTGACCTCGCAGGTGCAGGGGAAAAATCCGCAGCTCAGTGCGAACCGACAGGTTATTCTTAACTATCGTCATCAGGAGAATATCTTCCAGCTATGGCGCAGCTTACGTTTTGGCGATAACTTGCGGGATACGCTGGAACAGCAGGCCAATGAATAA
- a CDS encoding 2Fe-2S iron-sulfur cluster-binding protein — protein MLDSLDVELPYSCRAGACSSCAALLISGLVVQSDGAFLSDEQKVRLILTRSAYPQSDCVIRTRGEALLEDEGKAQKVFFEDWQR, from the coding sequence ATTTTAGATTCACTTGATGTTGAATTACCTTATTCATGCCGCGCTGGAGCATGTTCTTCATGTGCTGCGCTACTGATTAGCGGTCTCGTTGTCCAATCGGATGGTGCGTTTCTAAGCGATGAACAGAAAGTTAGATTGATATTAACACGTTCAGCATATCCCCAAAGTGATTGTGTTATTCGAACAAGGGGAGAGGCACTTCTGGAAGATGAAGGAAAAGCGCAAAAAGTCTTCTTTGAAGACTGGCAGAGATAG
- a CDS encoding methyl-accepting chemotaxis protein — protein MRKNFPVSDIQYLLDEKTKLMSVTTTDSHITYANDDFIDASGYDFEEILHQPHNIVRHPDMPPQAFADMWATLKAGKIWTAVVKNRRKNGDYYWVKASTTPLMKDGKITGYMSVRTRVSQEEIRQAEALYHQMSENKLKNRRLFQGLLIYKGPLKFLSLFNVIPVRWRIRSYVFLFMLFALLFLLATLPLTTPLLTFVLVLLAGAAITSELLVQHVAKPLEKILRQAINSASGQADNSFQLNRVDEVGMLLRAVNQSGMNFRTFVDDVNGKLAELRHACGEIASGNYTLSQRCEDTAQSLQSTASSMEELTATIQSNASASQLATRCANDANQAVDAGEKAVSQVTDTMAVMTRSSKEITDIISVLDNLAFQTNILALNAAVEAAHAGEQGKSFAVVAGEVRILAQRSAAAAKDIAEIIDTTIANIHTSDKLVSHTSQSMNNILTQVQQVTQLVNQISLATQEQSQGLGQINSAVNNIDELTRQNTILATHSSSAINSLEQQISTMSEAVSVFSTPR, from the coding sequence ATGCGTAAGAATTTTCCGGTCAGTGATATTCAGTATTTATTAGATGAAAAGACCAAGCTAATGTCGGTGACCACCACCGACAGTCATATCACTTATGCAAATGACGATTTTATTGATGCCAGTGGTTACGACTTTGAGGAAATCCTTCACCAACCTCACAATATCGTACGCCACCCGGACATGCCCCCGCAGGCGTTTGCCGACATGTGGGCGACGCTCAAGGCAGGTAAAATCTGGACTGCCGTCGTCAAGAACCGCCGCAAGAATGGCGATTACTATTGGGTCAAAGCCAGTACGACGCCGTTGATGAAGGACGGAAAAATAACAGGATATATGTCGGTGCGAACCCGAGTCTCACAAGAAGAGATTCGGCAAGCTGAAGCGCTTTACCATCAAATGAGTGAGAATAAATTAAAAAACCGTCGACTCTTTCAGGGGCTGCTGATTTATAAAGGCCCGCTAAAGTTTCTTAGCTTATTTAACGTTATTCCCGTACGTTGGCGGATAAGAAGCTATGTATTCCTTTTCATGCTATTCGCGTTACTTTTCTTACTTGCTACCCTTCCACTCACTACGCCACTATTAACTTTTGTTTTGGTGCTACTCGCTGGCGCAGCCATTACCAGCGAATTATTAGTTCAGCATGTAGCAAAACCACTGGAAAAAATTCTGCGCCAGGCCATTAATTCCGCATCCGGACAGGCAGATAACTCCTTCCAACTTAATCGCGTGGATGAAGTCGGTATGCTATTACGCGCCGTCAATCAATCCGGCATGAATTTCCGCACATTTGTCGATGATGTTAACGGCAAGCTAGCCGAACTGCGCCACGCTTGCGGCGAGATCGCCTCTGGAAATTACACGCTGAGCCAACGCTGTGAAGATACCGCACAAAGTTTGCAATCCACCGCATCGTCAATGGAAGAACTGACAGCGACGATTCAAAGCAACGCGTCTGCTTCACAGCTCGCGACGCGCTGTGCGAACGATGCCAATCAGGCCGTAGATGCCGGGGAGAAAGCGGTGAGTCAGGTTACGGACACGATGGCGGTCATGACCCGTTCCAGCAAAGAGATCACCGACATCATCAGCGTACTGGATAATCTGGCGTTCCAGACCAACATTCTGGCACTCAATGCAGCAGTCGAAGCCGCTCACGCGGGAGAACAGGGTAAAAGCTTCGCCGTCGTCGCGGGGGAAGTTCGCATTCTGGCGCAACGTAGCGCTGCCGCCGCCAAAGACATCGCAGAGATTATCGATACTACGATCGCAAACATTCATACCAGCGATAAATTGGTCAGCCACACCAGCCAGTCCATGAACAATATATTGACTCAGGTACAACAGGTTACGCAGCTTGTGAATCAAATCAGCCTGGCGACACAAGAACAATCACAAGGTCTGGGACAGATTAACTCAGCGGTAAACAACATTGATGAATTGACGCGCCAGAACACAATTTTGGCAACGCATTCCAGTTCTGCCATTAACAGCCTGGAACAGCAGATCTCCACCATGTCCGAAGCCGTGTCGGTTTTCAGTACACCTCGCTAA
- a CDS encoding 2-hydroxyacid dehydrogenase, with protein sequence MKLAIYSTKQYDRKYLEQVNQQFGYELEFFDFMLTSRTAKTAAGCQAVCIFVNDDGGREVLTELAEMGIKTLALRCAGFNNVDLEAAKELGISVVRVPAYSPEAVAEHAVGLMLTLNRRIHRAYQRTRDANFSLEGLIGFNMHNRTAGIIGTGKIGIATMRILKGFGMRLLAFDPYPNPQALELGAEYVDLKTLYASADVISLHCPLTPENHHLLNQAAFAQMKNGVMIVNTSRGGLIDSQAAIDALKQQKIGALGMDVYENERDLFFADKSNDVIQDDIFRRLSACHNVLFTGHQAFLTEEALISISQTTLQNLKDISQNMPCANLVTSLPCIP encoded by the coding sequence ATGAAACTGGCAATTTACAGCACTAAGCAATATGACCGTAAATATCTGGAACAGGTCAATCAGCAGTTTGGCTATGAGCTGGAGTTTTTTGATTTCATGCTGACATCGCGCACGGCCAAAACAGCAGCGGGCTGTCAAGCCGTCTGCATCTTTGTGAACGATGACGGTGGTCGCGAGGTGTTGACCGAACTGGCAGAAATGGGCATCAAAACGCTGGCGTTACGTTGCGCAGGCTTTAACAATGTGGATTTGGAAGCCGCCAAGGAACTGGGGATCAGTGTAGTGCGCGTTCCCGCGTATTCCCCTGAGGCCGTCGCCGAGCATGCCGTCGGCCTGATGCTGACACTTAACCGCCGCATTCACCGCGCCTATCAGCGCACTCGCGACGCAAACTTCTCTTTGGAAGGACTGATTGGGTTCAATATGCATAACCGGACGGCGGGCATTATCGGCACCGGAAAAATCGGTATCGCCACCATGCGCATCCTGAAAGGTTTTGGCATGCGCCTGCTGGCCTTCGATCCCTATCCGAACCCGCAGGCATTGGAATTAGGGGCGGAGTACGTCGATTTGAAAACGCTGTATGCCAGTGCAGACGTCATTTCCCTGCACTGCCCGCTGACGCCGGAGAATCATCACCTGCTGAATCAGGCAGCCTTTGCGCAAATGAAAAACGGCGTCATGATCGTTAATACCAGCCGTGGTGGGCTGATTGACTCACAGGCGGCTATCGACGCACTGAAACAACAGAAAATTGGCGCGCTGGGGATGGATGTTTATGAAAATGAACGCGACCTCTTCTTTGCCGATAAGTCCAACGATGTGATTCAGGACGACATTTTCCGCCGCTTATCCGCGTGCCACAACGTGCTATTTACCGGACATCAGGCATTCCTGACGGAAGAAGCGCTGATCAGCATTTCTCAAACCACGCTACAGAACCTGAAAGACATCAGCCAGAACATGCCTTGTGCAAATCTGGTTACATCTTTACCTTGTATACCCTAA
- a CDS encoding carbohydrate porin yields MWLETGYQEVDYEYGASNSGWKVTLSQNISFAMRPNFRSMLRFYVTDGGVNSRHTKQINPAYDDRRDSLNVGAMWEA; encoded by the coding sequence ATGTGGCTAGAGACTGGCTATCAGGAAGTGGATTATGAATATGGGGCATCTAATTCAGGCTGGAAAGTCACTCTATCGCAGAATATTTCATTTGCGATGCGTCCGAATTTTAGATCGATGCTGCGCTTCTATGTTACGGACGGTGGTGTGAATAGCCGTCATACCAAACAGATTAATCCCGCTTATGACGACCGACGTGATTCACTCAATGTCGGCGCAATGTGGGAAGCGTGA
- a CDS encoding putative hemolysin: MKLLPWLCTAAVLLLAGCSNNSENAAATQQDATQNDDKNAVVLLKSSSPVDVNCTLIGGTMAISRQLDGASVGACQLANGKRCSEQSLMNGSCPAG; this comes from the coding sequence ATGAAATTATTGCCATGGCTGTGTACTGCCGCTGTGTTGTTGCTGGCGGGATGCAGCAATAATAGTGAGAACGCCGCAGCTACTCAGCAAGACGCCACGCAAAATGATGATAAGAACGCTGTCGTGTTGCTGAAAAGCAGTTCTCCTGTTGACGTCAACTGTACGCTGATTGGCGGGACGATGGCGATATCCCGACAGCTTGACGGTGCGAGCGTGGGGGCCTGCCAGTTAGCCAATGGTAAGCGCTGTAGCGAACAATCGCTGATGAATGGAAGCTGTCCGGCGGGGTAA
- a CDS encoding glycoside hydrolase family 1 protein, whose translation MEHTFRKAFPQDFLWGASSAAYQVEGAWDSDNKGRSVWDNFVRIPGKTFKGTHGDVAVDHYHRYQEDIALMAEQGLKTYRFSISWARILPNGHGEVNELGLTFYDDLINCLLAHHIEPMVTLYHWDIPQALQDEYLGWESRKVIDDFAAYAGILFQRFGDRVKYWVTMNEQNIFISLGYKKALHPPGINDMKRMYQANHHANLANAKAIILYKEMGLKGLIGPSFAYGPNYAVDCNPLNVVAAENAEEFDAWFWMDVYVNGEYPIMVWRWLEENNIAPHCEPGDNVILKAAKPDFMGVNYYQTMTNAYNPLEGGVGQSDMNTSGKKGTTQHSGLPGVYRHVDNEHLEKTNWDWNIDPVGLRIGLRRIASRYRLPVLITENGLGEYDKQTENGEINDDYRINYLRSHILAIQDAINDGVNVLGYCVWSFTDLLSWLNGYQKRYGFVYVDRDEENERTLRRFKKKSFYWYQNVIRHNGLDI comes from the coding sequence ATGGAACATACGTTCAGGAAGGCATTTCCTCAGGACTTTTTATGGGGAGCGTCATCGGCGGCCTATCAGGTTGAAGGGGCTTGGGACAGTGATAATAAAGGGCGTTCAGTATGGGATAATTTTGTGCGTATCCCGGGAAAAACATTTAAAGGCACGCACGGTGATGTGGCTGTCGATCACTACCACCGTTATCAAGAGGATATTGCGTTAATGGCGGAACAGGGGTTAAAAACCTACCGCTTTTCGATATCCTGGGCCAGGATTTTACCTAACGGGCACGGAGAGGTGAATGAACTGGGGTTAACGTTTTATGATGATCTGATTAACTGCTTATTAGCACATCATATCGAACCGATGGTGACACTTTATCATTGGGATATACCACAAGCGCTTCAGGATGAATATTTAGGTTGGGAATCCAGAAAAGTTATCGATGATTTTGCGGCTTATGCAGGAATACTATTCCAGCGTTTCGGTGATCGAGTGAAATACTGGGTCACGATGAATGAGCAGAATATTTTTATTTCATTAGGCTACAAAAAAGCGCTGCACCCGCCTGGAATCAACGATATGAAGAGAATGTATCAGGCGAACCACCATGCGAACTTGGCTAATGCAAAAGCAATTATTCTCTATAAAGAAATGGGTTTGAAAGGTCTTATTGGGCCAAGTTTTGCTTACGGCCCTAATTATGCAGTTGACTGCAATCCGTTAAACGTTGTGGCGGCTGAAAATGCGGAAGAGTTCGATGCTTGGTTTTGGATGGATGTCTATGTTAATGGAGAATATCCCATTATGGTATGGCGATGGTTGGAAGAAAATAATATCGCTCCGCATTGTGAGCCTGGTGATAATGTCATTCTTAAAGCTGCAAAACCAGATTTCATGGGTGTGAATTATTACCAGACAATGACGAATGCCTATAATCCATTGGAAGGAGGGGTGGGACAGAGTGATATGAATACGTCGGGTAAGAAAGGTACTACTCAACATTCTGGCCTGCCTGGTGTATATCGTCACGTCGATAATGAACATTTGGAAAAAACCAATTGGGATTGGAATATTGATCCAGTGGGATTACGCATTGGATTACGGCGTATCGCCAGTCGCTATCGTCTGCCTGTTTTGATTACTGAAAATGGTCTTGGGGAATATGACAAACAGACAGAAAATGGAGAGATAAATGATGACTACCGCATCAATTATCTGCGTAGTCATATTCTTGCTATTCAGGATGCGATTAACGATGGTGTAAATGTCTTGGGTTACTGTGTTTGGAGTTTTACCGATTTACTAAGCTGGCTAAATGGATACCAGAAACGCTATGGATTTGTTTATGTTGACCGGGATGAAGAGAATGAGCGGACGCTAAGAAGATTTAAGAAGAAAAGTTTCTATTGGTATCAAAACGTCATTCGTCATAATGGCCTTGATATCTAA
- a CDS encoding FMN-dependent NADH-azoreductase, whose amino-acid sequence MSKVLVLKSSILAGYSQSNQLADHFTAEWQSAHPNDSITVRDLAAQPIPVLDGELVGALRPSDAPLTPRQQEALKLSDDLIAELQAHDIIVIAAPMYNFNIPTQLKNYFDLVARAGVTFRYTEQGPEGLVKGKRAIVLTSRGGIHKGTPTDLLEPYLRVFLGFLGLTDLEFVFAEGYGYGPDMAQKATEAAKTQLSQLVTA is encoded by the coding sequence ATGAGCAAAGTATTGGTTCTGAAATCAAGCATTCTGGCAGGTTATTCTCAGTCAAACCAACTGGCTGACCACTTCACCGCCGAGTGGCAGTCTGCACATCCAAACGACAGCATCACCGTACGCGACCTGGCCGCTCAACCAATTCCGGTTCTTGATGGTGAGTTAGTCGGCGCGCTGCGTCCTTCCGATGCCCCGCTGACCCCGCGCCAGCAGGAAGCCCTGAAACTGTCCGACGATCTGATCGCGGAACTGCAAGCGCATGACATCATCGTGATCGCCGCACCAATGTATAACTTCAACATTCCTACCCAGTTGAAGAACTACTTCGATCTGGTTGCTCGCGCGGGTGTGACGTTCCGCTACACCGAGCAAGGCCCGGAAGGTCTGGTGAAAGGTAAACGCGCGATCGTCTTAACCAGCCGTGGCGGCATCCATAAAGGTACACCAACCGATCTGCTGGAACCGTACCTGCGCGTCTTCCTGGGCTTCCTCGGCCTGACCGATCTTGAATTCGTATTCGCAGAAGGTTACGGCTACGGCCCGGATATGGCGCAGAAAGCCACCGAAGCAGCGAAAACCCAACTGTCTCAACTGGTCACTGCATAA
- a CDS encoding YnbE family lipoprotein, giving the protein MNKSEIGLAACCAVVFLTGCVPRIEVAAPKEPITINMNVKIEHEIHIKADKEATQLLEKSDNAAGDEIKKSAPMGAQ; this is encoded by the coding sequence ATGAACAAGAGCGAGATAGGGCTGGCGGCATGTTGCGCTGTCGTTTTTCTGACGGGATGCGTGCCGCGTATCGAAGTGGCTGCGCCCAAAGAGCCCATCACCATCAATATGAACGTGAAGATCGAGCATGAAATTCACATCAAAGCGGATAAGGAAGCGACGCAACTGCTGGAAAAATCGGACAATGCGGCCGGTGATGAGATAAAGAAAAGCGCGCCCATGGGCGCGCAATAA